The following are encoded together in the Onychostoma macrolepis isolate SWU-2019 chromosome 03, ASM1243209v1, whole genome shotgun sequence genome:
- the LOC131535769 gene encoding zinc finger BED domain-containing protein 5-like encodes MLGEAAASKIDSVPLSDNTISRRISDMAQDVKEQVLDSVRHSPFFALQIDESTDVASCAQLLTYVRYVKNMDIQEEFLFSSPLPTHTTGEHIFNKLNEFVRKNDIDWERCCGIFSDGAKSMTGRHSGLISRVKEVAPRAVWTHCTIHRQALAAKKMPNDLRSVLDEAVKIINLIKARPLNARLFHILCDELGAHYKQLLLHTEVRWLSRGRVLSRLFDLREEVLLFLSNVQSPLAQHMSDSSWIAKLAYLSDIFERLNTLNTSLQGRDSNVFSAYEQVSSFRRKLDLWATRVEKGCLDMFPTLADFMQEAGPTVVPIQPSVAEHLRGLCQQFTHYFSNETIQDEWIRNPFKFKPAESDALSMQDEEALIDLTSNHELEQMITHTSIGHFWLSVQNEFPELTERALRKLLPFVSTYLCESGFSAMTFIKNKYRSRLQVEDDLRLFLTSLQPRISLLCAARKQMHTAH; translated from the coding sequence ATGCTAGGAGAGGCAGCGGCTTCTAAGATCGATTCTGTTCCACTCTCTGACAACACAATAAGTCGGCGCATCTCAGATATGGCACAGGATGTGAAGGAGCAAGTGTTAGACAGCGTCAGACACAGCCCATTTTTTGCACTTCAGATCGACGAATCCACCGATGTGGCCAGCTGCGCTCAGCTGTTAACATATGTGCGGTACGTGAAAAACATGGACATTCAAGAAGAGTTTCTATTTAGTAGTCCTTTGCCCACCCACACAACAGGTGAacacattttcaacaaattGAACGAATTTGTGAGAAAGAACGATATAGACTGGGAACGCTGCTGTGGCATATTCAGTGATGGGGCAAAATCAATGACGGGCCGCCACAGTGGTCTCATATCGAGGGTTAAAGAGGTAGCTCCGAGAGCCGTGTGGACCCACTGCACAATCCATAGACAAGCCTTAGCTGCCAAGAAGATGCCAAATGATCTTCGGAGTGTCCTCGACGAAGCTGTGAAAATTATCAACCTGATAAAAGCACGACCTCTAAATGCTCGACTTTTCCATATTTTATGCGATGAATTGGGAGCGCATTACAAACAGCTGCTTCTGCACACCGAAGTCCGCTGGCTGTCTCGGGGCAGAGTTCTATCACGACTTTTTGATTTGCGTGAGGAAGTACTACTTTTTCTGTCAAATGTTCAGTCCCCACTGGCACAGCACATGAGTGATTCGAGCTGGATCGCAAAGTTGGCTTATTTGTCGGACATATTCGAACGCCTCAACACGCTTAATACATCATTGCAGGGCAGAGACAGCAATGTGTTTTCGGCATATGAGCAAGTGTCCTCGTTCCGGAGAAAGCTGGATCTATGGGCCACTCGTGTGGAGAAAGGATGCTTGGACATGTTTCCTACGCTGGCTGACTTCATGCAAGAGGCAGGGCCGACAGTGGTTCCTATTCAGCCTTCGGTCGCTGAACACCTAAGGGGTCTGTGTCAGCAATTCACACACTATTTTTCCAACGAGACAATCCAGGATGAGTGGATTCGCAATCCATTCAAGTTCAAGCCAGCAGAAAGTGACGCACTGTCTATGCAAGACGAAGAGGCTTTGATTGATCTGACTAGTAATCATGAACTGGAGCAAATGATTACACACACTTCCATTGGACATTTCTGGCTCTCTGTTCAAAATGAATTTCCTGAACTCACAGAAAGAGCACTGAGGAAACTTTTACCATTCGTTTCAACGTATTTGTGCGAatcaggattttctgctatgacATTCATCAAGAACAAATATCGTTCACGTCTTCAAGTGGAGGATGACCTTCGTCTGTTTCTGACGTCACTACAACCACGAATTAGTCTTCTCTGCGCAGCGAGGAAACAAATGCATACCGCTCACTAA